In Candidatus Margulisiibacteriota bacterium, the following proteins share a genomic window:
- a CDS encoding putative porin, with protein sequence MNKLSRVIPFMFALAVAKPTHAQTITPPPVKSTWTDRLHPTGRLRLRYQGEELANDQEGRHRLRFLAQGGLTIDLPENFSAGFGLATGREDPRSNNVTMTDVFRSPEIGLTETYLAYQPTPWFSLGAGKRASQLWVVNDATWDHDLRPTGAYLRLNNPGEKAKLGFPLFFNQSAYVINEDKAKADQWLTQSQLGLHINLGTDCYLRLASEFNYYHRLAGSFLPYSSLSNSRTEVPGEKDEKIKVYSYGFNSLNFLGGLNLTESGGIGISLFGQYLRNLQAASENQVYLGGLTLRFGKIFSLSYVESRLEKDAVWDGQTDSDRYGGKTDTQGEEVVVRYRLNQNFEFGLDFYRQNTIKGEKNKQILGQFDLSVILP encoded by the coding sequence ATGAACAAGCTTTCTCGTGTCATCCCCTTCATGTTCGCTTTAGCCGTCGCCAAACCAACCCACGCGCAAACCATCACGCCCCCGCCCGTCAAGTCAACCTGGACCGACCGTCTGCACCCAACCGGCCGGCTCCGCCTTCGCTATCAAGGCGAAGAATTGGCTAACGATCAAGAAGGCCGTCACCGGTTGCGTTTTCTCGCCCAAGGGGGACTAACGATCGATCTCCCGGAAAATTTTTCGGCCGGCTTTGGCCTGGCAACCGGACGGGAAGATCCCCGTTCAAACAATGTAACCATGACCGATGTTTTCCGCTCCCCAGAGATCGGGCTGACCGAAACATATCTAGCCTATCAACCGACCCCTTGGTTCAGCCTGGGAGCTGGGAAAAGAGCCTCCCAGTTATGGGTGGTCAACGATGCCACCTGGGACCATGACCTGCGGCCAACCGGCGCTTACTTAAGACTAAACAACCCCGGGGAAAAAGCCAAATTAGGTTTTCCTTTGTTTTTTAACCAATCGGCTTACGTTATCAACGAAGATAAGGCCAAAGCCGACCAGTGGCTAACACAATCGCAACTTGGTCTGCATATCAATCTTGGAACTGATTGTTATCTGCGTCTGGCCAGCGAGTTCAATTATTACCACCGCCTGGCTGGTTCGTTTCTTCCTTATTCAAGCCTTTCCAACAGCCGGACCGAAGTTCCCGGTGAAAAAGATGAAAAGATCAAGGTCTATAGTTATGGTTTCAATTCACTAAATTTTCTTGGCGGACTTAACCTGACGGAAAGCGGGGGGATCGGGATCAGCCTTTTCGGCCAATACCTGCGTAACCTGCAAGCCGCATCGGAAAACCAGGTCTATCTGGGAGGCCTGACCTTGCGGTTTGGCAAAATCTTCAGCTTATCTTACGTCGAAAGTCGATTGGAAAAAGACGCCGTTTGGGATGGCCAAACCGATTCCGACCGTTACGGAGGAAAAACCGACACTCAAGGAGAAGAAGTTGTTGTTCGTTATCGATTAAATCAAAACTTTGAATTCGGCCTTGATTTTTACCGCCAAAATACTATCAAGGGAGAGAAAAACAAACAAATATTAGGTCAGTTCGATCTTTCCGTTATTTTACCGTAA